A section of the Roseovarius sp. W115 genome encodes:
- a CDS encoding NADH:ubiquinone oxidoreductase subunit NDUFA12 produces MGLLTTLLRSVTWWNGATLNTLIHTRRKGVKVGEDDQGNIFYRDRENKRRWVIFNGEAEASRVSPDWHGWLHHTYAEPPTEAPLPRKTWEKPHEENLTGTALAYAPAGSIRRGDPEDRRDYEAWSPE; encoded by the coding sequence ATGGGTCTTCTGACAACGCTTCTTCGATCTGTGACCTGGTGGAACGGTGCCACGCTGAACACGCTTATTCACACGCGCCGCAAGGGCGTGAAAGTGGGTGAGGATGATCAGGGCAATATCTTTTATCGGGATCGGGAGAACAAGCGGCGCTGGGTGATTTTCAACGGTGAGGCTGAGGCGAGCCGGGTGAGCCCGGACTGGCATGGCTGGCTGCACCACACTTATGCCGAGCCGCCGACCGAGGCACCGTTGCCGCGGAAGACCTGGGAGAAACCGCACGAAGAAAACCTGACAGGAACGGCGCTGGCCTATGCGCCAGCGGGATCGATCCGGCGTGGGGATCCCGAAGACCGACGCGACTATGAGGCATGGTCGCCAGAATAA
- the mlaD gene encoding outer membrane lipid asymmetry maintenance protein MlaD produces MSNENLTEVAVGGVVLAVAAGFLFYAGQVTGFSAAPSEYALTASFRSADGVDVGTDVRLAGVKVGRVTELELDPETYRARAVISVRDDIEVPDDSALAISSEGLLGGNFVEVLPGGSPFYFAAGDEIEFTQGSISLISLLTKFVAGDSEDSSE; encoded by the coding sequence ATGAGCAATGAAAATCTGACAGAGGTCGCCGTAGGCGGCGTTGTGCTTGCGGTTGCCGCAGGCTTTTTGTTTTACGCAGGTCAAGTGACCGGCTTTTCCGCAGCCCCGAGTGAATATGCTCTGACCGCAAGCTTTCGCAGCGCGGATGGCGTGGATGTGGGCACGGATGTCCGGCTGGCCGGTGTCAAAGTGGGGCGCGTGACCGAGCTTGAGCTTGATCCCGAAACGTATCGTGCGCGCGCGGTGATCAGTGTCCGTGACGATATCGAAGTGCCGGACGACAGTGCCCTGGCCATCAGCTCGGAAGGGCTTTTGGGGGGCAACTTCGTAGAAGTCTTGCCGGGCGGCTCTCCGTTTTATTTTGCGGCGGGCGACGAGATCGAGTTCACTCAAGGCTCGATCAGCCTGATTTCTCTTTTGACCAAATTTGTTGCCGGTGACAGCGAGGACAGCAGCGAATGA
- a CDS encoding DUF2155 domain-containing protein — translation MRCLGLGFWGLCVVLSTSAWAQEQVEPGTGVVLRWLDKINGVTQDIEMANATSHQQSSLRIELGECRHPVGNPAGDAYAFLTIHAENDTKPVFSGWMIASSPALNPMEHPRYDVWVLRCLTQ, via the coding sequence ATGAGATGCCTCGGCCTCGGTTTCTGGGGGCTGTGTGTTGTGCTGAGCACCTCCGCATGGGCTCAGGAGCAAGTTGAGCCAGGCACGGGGGTTGTTTTGCGCTGGCTTGATAAGATCAACGGCGTCACTCAAGACATTGAGATGGCCAACGCCACATCGCACCAGCAAAGCTCGCTTCGGATTGAGTTGGGTGAATGCCGTCATCCAGTGGGCAACCCGGCGGGGGATGCCTATGCGTTTCTGACGATCCACGCGGAAAATGACACCAAACCGGTGTTTTCGGGATGGATGATTGCGTCCTCACCAGCGCTCAATCCCATGGAGCATCCGCGTTACGACGTGTGGGTGCTGCGGTGTTTGACGCAATAA
- the aat gene encoding leucyl/phenylalanyl-tRNA--protein transferase → MGARDLAQNGDGLVPEILLRAYATGIFPMAESRDHDELFWVDPSRRGVLPLDGFHTSRSLARRIRRAEYSVSLNRDFEGVLDACADRPNTWISHEIQALYSDLFRLGHAHSLEIWQDEALSGGVYGVTLGGAFFGESMFSRRTDASKLALAHLVNHLRRCGFVLFDTQFLTPHLARLGAIEISRATYRSHLSDALDVNADILAHPLASTL, encoded by the coding sequence ATGGGGGCACGTGATTTGGCGCAGAACGGAGACGGTCTCGTCCCGGAAATACTGCTGCGCGCCTATGCGACCGGCATCTTTCCCATGGCGGAGTCCCGCGACCATGATGAACTTTTCTGGGTGGATCCCAGCCGTCGTGGTGTGCTGCCGCTCGATGGGTTTCACACATCCCGCTCACTCGCACGACGCATCAGGCGCGCCGAGTACAGCGTCAGCCTGAACCGGGATTTCGAAGGTGTTCTGGATGCCTGCGCAGATCGCCCAAACACCTGGATCAGCCACGAAATTCAGGCACTCTATTCAGACCTGTTTAGGCTTGGGCACGCTCACTCTCTTGAAATCTGGCAAGACGAGGCCCTGTCCGGCGGTGTCTATGGTGTCACCCTTGGGGGCGCGTTTTTCGGCGAAAGCATGTTTTCGCGGCGCACAGATGCCTCAAAACTGGCGCTAGCGCATCTCGTCAATCACCTGCGTCGCTGTGGCTTTGTGCTGTTTGACACGCAGTTTCTCACACCTCATCTGGCGCGTTTGGGCGCAATCGAGATCAGCCGCGCCACCTACAGATCGCATCTGAGCGACGCATTGGACGTAAACGCCGATATCCTGGCGCACCCTCTGGCTTCTACGCTTTAA
- the accB gene encoding acetyl-CoA carboxylase biotin carboxyl carrier protein produces the protein MPNKSHEADVAFIKALAEVLQDNDLIELEVKRDYGADDALNVRVSRKQKVVAQVAAAPVAAPAAAPAAPATAAAAPAAEASPAEDPASHPGAVTSPMVGTVYMQAEPGSPAFVSVGDQVSEGDTLLIVEAMKTMNHIPAPRAGTVKRILVEDGAAIEFGTPLMIIE, from the coding sequence ATGCCGAATAAATCGCACGAGGCGGATGTCGCCTTTATCAAGGCCCTGGCAGAAGTGCTTCAAGACAACGACCTGATAGAGCTTGAGGTCAAGCGTGATTACGGTGCCGATGATGCCCTCAATGTCCGCGTCAGCCGCAAACAAAAAGTCGTCGCGCAAGTGGCTGCCGCCCCGGTTGCAGCCCCTGCCGCCGCGCCGGCCGCCCCGGCAACCGCCGCCGCCGCGCCCGCAGCAGAGGCGAGCCCGGCTGAAGATCCCGCAAGTCATCCCGGCGCCGTGACCTCGCCCATGGTCGGCACCGTTTACATGCAGGCCGAACCCGGCTCTCCGGCCTTTGTCTCCGTTGGGGATCAGGTATCAGAAGGCGATACGCTTCTCATTGTGGAAGCGATGAAAACCATGAACCACATCCCCGCCCCGCGCGCAGGCACCGTCAAACGCATTCTGGTCGAAGACGGCGCGGCCATCGAGTTTGGCACGCCGCTGATGATCATCGAATAA